The nucleotide sequence ACCGAATCGGGACGATGGAAGTCGAATCAGCCCTCGTGGAGCATCCGGCTGTCGCCGAGGCCGCGGTGGTCGGCAAGGCGCACGAGCTCAAGGGGCAGGCGCTGGCAGCGTTCGTGACAGTTCGCGCGAGCCATCAGTCGTCGCCGGAGCTGGCCACCGAGCTCAAGCAATTCGTGGCCGATAAGATCGGTGCGATAGCTCGGCCGGACGACATAATCTTCGCCGCCGACCTTCCCAAGACTCGGTCCGGCAAGATCATGCGCCGTTTATTGCGTGATATCGCCGAAGGTCGCGCGCTCGGCGACACCACGACGCTTGCGGATGCCGCAGTCGTCGAGGGCCTCAAGCAGCAGTACGAATCACTGGAGCCATGATTTTTCGATCGCTGTTTCCCGAAGCACTCTTTGGCCGCAGGCTGCATCCCAACGCGGAGCGGCGTCTGCGGCTGGCCCAGGCCCGCGCGGACGAGACGATAATTCGCGCCCACGTCGACAACGCGCTCATGTTCGTGGACACGCTGGCGGAGGACCTGTCGTTCGATCGCGCAATCGACACGTACATCCGCGTGATGGCGATCCCGGAGCCGCTGGCGAGCGCGGTTGCAACGCGCGCGCTCGTAACCCTCGGGCGCGACCTGGTCCCGTTCCGCCGTCGCGCGCGCGAGGAAGGCGAGGAAGATGTCGAAGTGAAACCGCGTGTCCGTCTGGACGACGCGGCCGCACGTCAACGCTCCATACGGCGGGTGTAACTACAGCGTAGCTACCTCGCTACTACTCGCCGGGCTGCACTCGATTCCCCATCGCCACGTCGGCGATGCTCACGATGAAGATCGCCGTCACGATCACCGCCGACGTCACGCAGTACTTGCAGATCGCTTCTATCACGAACAGCTCGAGATACGTGAGCCACGCGGTGAACGCGACGCCGACGAACGACATCCCCGCGAGCACGTAGGCAATCTCGCGGCGATCGATCCACGACGGCGACGTTCCGACCAGTGCAACCACGAACGTCGCCGTGTAGAACGCCACCCCCCACGCGGCCACCGGCGCGCCGGCGAATATCGCCCACTTGCTCGTGTTGACGCGCTCGCACCCCCCCAGCCCGCATGCGAGATGTCCTATCACGCCCATCTTGTACAGCGTGAGATACAGCGCCACGAACACGCCGATCAGCGCGAGCGCGGCAATCACCATCCGTCTCATATCGCCAGCTCTACTTGGACGCCGCTGGCTTTGCTGCGGGGTTGACCGCGGGGGTTCCTGCTGGTGTCGTCGCAGGCGCTGCTGCCGGAGCTGACTTCTTCGCTGCCGCTGCGTCGTCTACTGCTTTCTTCATCACGTCGTACGGAATCGAGCCGGCGAACATCTTTCCATTGATGAAGAACGTGGGTGTCTGATTCACGTTGCGGCGGAAGCCTTCAGCCGCGTTTGCGTTGACGCGAGCCTGCTCCTTCTTGCTGTCGTAGCACTGCTCGAAGTCCGACGTATTGAGCCCGATCGCCTTGGCGTACCCCATGAAGACAGACTTCGGATTGTCCGTAACCTGCGTGGCGCCGTCGGGATTGAGTCCCCACGCATCCTGACCTGCAAACAGCTGGTCGTGCATCTGCCAGAACTTGCCCTGATCGGCCGCACAGGCGGCAGCATTCGATGCCGACTGTGTGTTGTGGTGCATCGGCAGCGGAAAATCGTAGTACTTGTAGTACGCCAGATGCGTGTCGATGATCATCCTGCGAACGTCCGGCTCCGTGACCGTTGCATACGATCCGCACACGGGGCATTCGAAGTCGGCGAACTCCTCGATCACGACTGGCGCGGTGCTGTCGCCCATCACGTAGGGCCTGGGCGGACCGGCCTTCGCGTAATCCCGCTGCATGGCGGCATATGCGGCCTGCGCTTCCGCGCCGCTATCGGCCGAGGGCGGAC is from Gemmatimonadota bacterium and encodes:
- a CDS encoding vitamin K epoxide reductase family protein, yielding MRRMVIAALALIGVFVALYLTLYKMGVIGHLACGLGGCERVNTSKWAIFAGAPVAAWGVAFYTATFVVALVGTSPSWIDRREIAYVLAGMSFVGVAFTAWLTYLELFVIEAICKYCVTSAVIVTAIFIVSIADVAMGNRVQPGE
- a CDS encoding thioredoxin domain-containing protein; this translates as MANNNPPRNAKSAAAKPSSNRGAFYGILVAIVIVGIAAILYLKSSPPSADSGAEAQAAYAAMQRDYAKAGPPRPYVMGDSTAPVVIEEFADFECPVCGSYATVTEPDVRRMIIDTHLAYYKYYDFPLPMHHNTQSASNAAACAADQGKFWQMHDQLFAGQDAWGLNPDGATQVTDNPKSVFMGYAKAIGLNTSDFEQCYDSKKEQARVNANAAEGFRRNVNQTPTFFINGKMFAGSIPYDVMKKAVDDAAAAKKSAPAAAPATTPAGTPAVNPAAKPAASK